DNA sequence from the Marinilongibacter aquaticus genome:
GCCTTTTCACCATCGAAGAAAAACAGCAAAAGGCCTACGAAGAAATGTACAATGCCAAGTATTCCGAAGCCGACAGAAAAGCAGAGCCGATTGAAGAAGTGGTGTTTAAAAATCCGGAAGGGCCGAGCGAACACGTAAGGCACTTCGGCAACTTTTTCGAAAACGCCAGAAAGGGCAGCCAAAACACGATAGAAGATCCCGTTTTTGGTTTCAGGGCGGCCGCTCCCGTATTGGCTTGCAACAAGAGCTATTTTGAACGCAAGCCTGTAGAATGGGATGCGGAAAAAATGAAATTGAAGTAACAAATAAACCTGTGTATGCATGCAGGTTTTATAGAATTTTATAGATACTCAAAACGCATTTGAGGTTTTTGTCGATAGAATATTCTTTAAAATGTGTATTGAGAAAAATTTGCTATTCTTTTAGGAAATGACTCATTGATCCTTATTTTTGCCCCCCGTTATTGAGTAAATCAACAAAACACAGGGTTTAAAAGAAATCAACTTTAAGGATTTATGAGTCATCTTCCTACACAAAAACCGGCCTATGCCCCTTTGGCAATTTTGGCCGCGGTTACAATTGCTGCACTTTTTATACCTTCTCTTCCGGCAACGATCAATTCAGAGGGCATCGATACCGGTGACACAGCATGGATGCTGGTGGCCTCGGCTTTTGTTTTGTTGATGACCCCCGGTTTGGCTTATTTTTATGGCGGCATGGTGAACGCCAAAAATGTGATTTCGACCATGTTGCAGAGCTTTATTGCCATGGGTGTGGTGTCTATCGTATGGATTGTGGTCGGTTATAGCTTGGCTTTTGGAGAAGACATTGGCGGAGTGATCGGGAATCCGATGACGCACTTCATGTTCAAAGGTGTGCTGGATGGCGAGCCTGTGGGTACGATTCCCGCGGTGGTGTTCGCTTTTTTTCAATTGAAATTTGCGGTGATCACTCCGGCTTTGGTGACGGGCTCGATGGCCGAACGTGTCAATTTTAAGTCTTATGTATTGTTCATGGTGCTTTTTTGCATCTTCATTTATTGTCCCTTGGCTCATATGACTTGGGGCGAAGGCGGCATTCTTTTGAATAAAGGCATTTTGGATTTCGCCGGTGGAACAGTCGTGCATATGTCTGCTGGTTGGGCCGCTTTGGCTGGGGCCATCTATTTGAAGAGAAGAAGATCGCATATGTCAGGAGATTTTCAGCCCCCGGCCAATATTCCTTATGTTTTGTTGGGCACGGGCCTTTTGTGGTTCGGTTGGTTTGGCTTCAATGCGGGTTCGGCTTTGGGAGCCAATATGTTGGCCGCTTCGGCCTTTGCCACGACCAATACAGCTGCGGCCGCGGCAGGTATTGCTTGGGTTTTGTTCGATGTGGCTCGCGGAAAGAAAGTTTCGGCTTTGGGTTTTAGCATTGGTGTGGTTGTCGGTTTGGTGGCCATTACGCCTGCTGCGGGCTTTGTGTCTATTCCGCATTCGTTGGTTATCGGTGTGGTAGCGGCCGTAATTTCAAATGTATTGGCCCATATTAAAACCAAAACAGCCTTAGACGACACGCTCGATGTGTTCCCTTGTCACGGCGTTGGTGGTATGGTGGGGATGGTGCTTACAGGCGTATTTGCCTCTTCGGCGATTAATTCGGCAGTAACAGAGCAAGGGTTGTATTTCGGCGAAACGGCTTTATTTTTCAAACACATTATCGCACTTGTGGGCGTATCGCTTTTTGCATTTGTGGCTTCCATTGTGGTCTTCAAAATCACCGATTTGGTTGAACCGCTACGCGTAGACGAAAAAGATGAAACGATGGGCTTGGACAAAAGTCAGCACGACGAGTCTTTGTATTACGAAATTGGAGCCTGAACAGAAGTTTCGGGATAAATGAATAAGCCAACCTTGCTATGCAGGGTTGGCTTATTTTTTGGACAAGAACAGCTCTTTTATTTTACTACAGCTTTCCACATCAGGTCGGCCACAAAGCGATTGCCCGTATCGTTGAGGTGCACGCGGTCTACGGTTAAAATGCCGCGGTCTTTGTTTTCGGGGTTGTGCTCAAGATTATAGGCTCTAAACTCTTTACGTAGGTCGATCAAATCAAGGTTGAATTTTTTCGCTAAATCGCGTATTTGTTTCGAATATTGATTCAAGTCGCCATCTTGCTGATTCGAGTAGTCTGTTTTTTCGCCAATTGCAGCGGGTGTACAAAGAATGACTTCGATATTTTGAGCTTGCAACTTTTTAATGATGGCTTCGTAAAAACGGTCGAATTTATCGGGATCTGTTCCTGTACCGTGGCTGGCTTTGTGCCACACATCATTTACGCCAATAAAAATGACCACCACATCGGGGTTTTGGGCCAACACGTCATCCTCCATACGTAGGTATAGATCGTAGACTTTGTTTCCGCCAATACCCGCACCGACAAACTCGTAGTCATTGGTGAGGTTCTTTTTTTTCAGGTCTTCTTGCATGAGCGTAATGTAGCCGCCGGGCCTTACACCGGCTTGCGTAATGGAATCGCCAAAAAAGACCACTTTTTTGGGCTTAATGAATGTAAAACTTGCCATGGCCAATGCAAGGCAAAGAGGAAGGATAAACTTCATATTTCGATAGGCTTGGTTTGATAAATATTAATTGTCGAGCAATTTACAATTTTCGTTTACAATTTCAGAAAGCAAAGGCAAATCCCCACTTTCAAACTCTTTGGGCAATTCTTCCAAATCGATATTTTCGTCTTCGTAACCGTAATTGTCGTAATCTTGGAATTGGAATGGCCCTATTTTGTATCTTTTTTTCACGCTTCTGAAACGTACGCCACCGCCGTCGGTAGCGTATGAGTACGCCAAGTAGTCGAGCGTCTTGCTTGCATTGTTAATCCAAAACATGAATACGTCTTGATGATCTTGGCCACCCTCTTTTTGGTCGAAAGTCACTTTGATTTGGCTGTATTCTTTCCCTTTGATTTTAAGGTTTCCTAGCTCTTCAAAGTTTACGGCGGGGTCGTTCAGCACGAAAGGCAATTGAAAGAAATAGGCCACAGAATTTACGGATTGGCTGTATTTCGAAACCAGGCTGTCGGCCAAGGGGCTTTCTTCGCCATTGATATAGCGTGTAAAATCCTTGTTGTTGAGCTCATCGCGAATGACATTTCCCAAGTGGTCGACTTGCGTCCGTGTATAAGTGAAAAGGCCATCGTGCCTTTTGATCGCATAGCTCATATCTCTAAACTTGAAGAGTACATTGAGCTCTTCGAAAGCTTTCTGTCCGCCGTGGGCTGCAATGCAATCTTTGATAATGGACGGTGTTTTGTCGTTTTCGCAGGAGTAGAAAAAGAGAGTAGCAAAAAGGAAAAGGATGAAATGTTTTGTTTTCAAGAGCTCGTGTATTTTTTGCAAAATACGGGCTTTTCTTTGAAAAAGTTTGCCCAATCGGTCTTTCCAAATCTATGAATGCAATGAATGAGCCGACCAATGCAAACGTGCCTATCTCTTTGGTTGTTTTCGCCTTTCATCCCAGCAATTTTCAATGCATATTTGTTTGATGGAAGAAATTTTCGATGTGCAACAAGTGGCCTTCAGCCTTTTGGGTTATGAAATGAGTTTTCTCGAGCTGTTGGCTACGCTTACAGGCGGCGTGGCGGTATGGTTGTCGGCAAAAGAAAATGTATGGAGTTGGATTGTCGGAATTGTAAACGTGACTTTGGCCTTTTGGATGTTCTACCAAATTCAGTTGTACCCCGATATGCTGCTGCAAGTTTTTTTCTTCATTACCAACATCATCGGTTTTTGGCAATGGAAGTTTCCTAAAGCCCACGAAGCCAATGCCAAAAACGAATTGAGAATAAGCAAAACAAGCCGAAGAGATCTCCTGATTCTTGTTTCTGCCGGATTGCTAAGTACTGTGGTTTTGGGTACATTTGCCAAGAACCTTCACGAGCTTTTTCCGAAAGTTTTCCAACTGCCCTCGGGTTTTCCGTATATGGATTCATTCACCACGGTGATGAGCGTGGTGGCTACTTTTATGTTGATTCGGAAGAAAGTGGAGGCGTGGTGGCTGTGGTTGCTGGTCGATGTGATTGCCACTTATATGTACTATGTGAAAGAAGTGAAGCTTTATGCCTTGCTCTATTTTATTTTTGTGATTATTGCGGCTTTTGGAGCCATCGAATGGACCAAAACATATTTTAAGCAGAAAGAAGAATTGGGCTAAAGCCCTTGATTTTTAATGGAATACTGCAAGCAAAACCTCTTCTAGTGATATCGAATCTGGAATTAAAAGGTCAAATTTGCGGTTCTGAAAATTTTACCGAAACCTTGAAGATATTTTTTTGATGGAGATTTCGAATGAACTGTTGTTTTTTGGTGGCTTTGCCATTTTTGTGATTTTCGTAATGTTGCTCGATTTGGGGGCCTTTTCCAAGAGTGAGTCGCATGTGGTGAAATTCAAAGAAGCAGCATTTTGGTCAGCCGTATGGGTGGCTTTGGCGGTTGTTTTTTATTTTTTCCTGAAAAACTACGCCTATTTGATTCACGACATAAGTACGCCCGAAGCCTTGAACAAAGTGGCCTCGAAATACCATAAAGGACTTAAGCTTCCTGAAGCTTTTGAAGATGCCCGCATTGTGTTGCAGAAAAACATGGCATTGGAATATTTGACGGGTTATTTGGTGGAATACTCTTTGTCTGTCGACAATATTTTTGTGTTCATTCTGATTTTTACCTCATTCGGTGTTCGCGAGAAATTCTACAAAAAAGTATTGGTTTGGGGGATTCTCGGCTCCATTATTCTGCGTTTTATCTTCATTTTCTTAGGAGCAGCTTTGATTCAGCGTTTCGATTGGATTCTCTATATTTTCGGAGCATTTCTGGTTTACACAGGAATCAAAATTCTGCTCACCGATGACGAGGATGAAGAAATCGACACCAAAAATCATCCTGCGGTAAAATTCACTTCGCGGTATTTCAACGTGTACGAGAAATATGTCTCCGACCATTTCTTGATTCGCCACAGGTATCGCGGAAATAAGATGTATGTGACACCGCTTTTTGTGGTCATTGTGGTGATCGCCTTCACCGATGTGATATTTGCGGTAGACTCAATTCCGGCTATATTTTCGATTACGAAAGATCCTTATATTGTCTTTTTCTCCAATGTGTTTGCCATAATGGGCTTGCGTTCGATGTTCTTTTTCTTGGTGAACATCATCAATATGTTTGCCTACCTCAAATACGGCTTGGGTGTCTTGCTTTCGTTTATCGGGCTCAAAATGCTCGGTCATCATTGGCTTTCTGAATGGGGTTTCACCAATCAGCATTCATTGATGGTCATCGTAGGCATATTGGCCATTAGTATTATTTTGTCTTGGCTGTTCCCTCCGAAAGAAGAGAAGGCCTCTTAACCTGCTGCCACCAATTTCGGCTCCAAGCTCGTTCCAATTCCCAGCCTTTTTGTTTCAGTATTAAAGGGGAATATGCAAACGATTCTTTCACCGATTGTGCGGAATAGAAGTGGTCGTCGTCGGTGAACAGCAAACG
Encoded proteins:
- a CDS encoding ammonium transporter, which encodes MSHLPTQKPAYAPLAILAAVTIAALFIPSLPATINSEGIDTGDTAWMLVASAFVLLMTPGLAYFYGGMVNAKNVISTMLQSFIAMGVVSIVWIVVGYSLAFGEDIGGVIGNPMTHFMFKGVLDGEPVGTIPAVVFAFFQLKFAVITPALVTGSMAERVNFKSYVLFMVLFCIFIYCPLAHMTWGEGGILLNKGILDFAGGTVVHMSAGWAALAGAIYLKRRRSHMSGDFQPPANIPYVLLGTGLLWFGWFGFNAGSALGANMLAASAFATTNTAAAAAGIAWVLFDVARGKKVSALGFSIGVVVGLVAITPAAGFVSIPHSLVIGVVAAVISNVLAHIKTKTALDDTLDVFPCHGVGGMVGMVLTGVFASSAINSAVTEQGLYFGETALFFKHIIALVGVSLFAFVASIVVFKITDLVEPLRVDEKDETMGLDKSQHDESLYYEIGA
- a CDS encoding SGNH/GDSL hydrolase family protein yields the protein MKFILPLCLALAMASFTFIKPKKVVFFGDSITQAGVRPGGYITLMQEDLKKKNLTNDYEFVGAGIGGNKVYDLYLRMEDDVLAQNPDVVVIFIGVNDVWHKASHGTGTDPDKFDRFYEAIIKKLQAQNIEVILCTPAAIGEKTDYSNQQDGDLNQYSKQIRDLAKKFNLDLIDLRKEFRAYNLEHNPENKDRGILTVDRVHLNDTGNRFVADLMWKAVVK
- a CDS encoding DUF6503 family protein codes for the protein MKTKHFILFLFATLFFYSCENDKTPSIIKDCIAAHGGQKAFEELNVLFKFRDMSYAIKRHDGLFTYTRTQVDHLGNVIRDELNNKDFTRYINGEESPLADSLVSKYSQSVNSVAYFFQLPFVLNDPAVNFEELGNLKIKGKEYSQIKVTFDQKEGGQDHQDVFMFWINNASKTLDYLAYSYATDGGGVRFRSVKKRYKIGPFQFQDYDNYGYEDENIDLEELPKEFESGDLPLLSEIVNENCKLLDN
- the pnuC gene encoding nicotinamide riboside transporter PnuC, whose amino-acid sequence is MEEIFDVQQVAFSLLGYEMSFLELLATLTGGVAVWLSAKENVWSWIVGIVNVTLAFWMFYQIQLYPDMLLQVFFFITNIIGFWQWKFPKAHEANAKNELRISKTSRRDLLILVSAGLLSTVVLGTFAKNLHELFPKVFQLPSGFPYMDSFTTVMSVVATFMLIRKKVEAWWLWLLVDVIATYMYYVKEVKLYALLYFIFVIIAAFGAIEWTKTYFKQKEELG
- a CDS encoding TerC/Alx family metal homeostasis membrane protein; this translates as MEISNELLFFGGFAIFVIFVMLLDLGAFSKSESHVVKFKEAAFWSAVWVALAVVFYFFLKNYAYLIHDISTPEALNKVASKYHKGLKLPEAFEDARIVLQKNMALEYLTGYLVEYSLSVDNIFVFILIFTSFGVREKFYKKVLVWGILGSIILRFIFIFLGAALIQRFDWILYIFGAFLVYTGIKILLTDDEDEEIDTKNHPAVKFTSRYFNVYEKYVSDHFLIRHRYRGNKMYVTPLFVVIVVIAFTDVIFAVDSIPAIFSITKDPYIVFFSNVFAIMGLRSMFFFLVNIINMFAYLKYGLGVLLSFIGLKMLGHHWLSEWGFTNQHSLMVIVGILAISIILSWLFPPKEEKAS